A stretch of Caenibius tardaugens NBRC 16725 DNA encodes these proteins:
- a CDS encoding helix-turn-helix domain-containing protein, giving the protein MTRQSPTRSANRSANRSGTGKPARWPSWRRLPQFVPVPLRRRRDGWTPERQGRFIGYLAETGSVSQAAARVGCSRETLYRLRRRPGAESFAAAWDAALAIRKNGIKIPARKVTPDELPVLAFDGAIRVRMYRGRFATVNRQPSNTALLRLLSQYGRALRAHDRGHWP; this is encoded by the coding sequence ATGACGCGCCAATCCCCGACCCGCTCCGCCAATCGCTCGGCCAACCGCTCCGGCACTGGCAAACCCGCCCGCTGGCCATCGTGGCGGCGGCTGCCGCAATTCGTGCCGGTGCCACTGCGCAGGCGGCGTGATGGATGGACGCCCGAACGGCAGGGCCGCTTTATCGGCTATCTCGCGGAAACCGGCTCGGTCTCGCAGGCTGCCGCGCGTGTCGGGTGTTCGCGTGAAACGCTGTACCGCTTGCGGCGCAGGCCGGGCGCGGAAAGTTTTGCCGCCGCATGGGATGCGGCGCTGGCCATCCGCAAGAACGGTATTAAAATACCGGCGCGGAAGGTCACACCCGATGAACTGCCGGTTCTGGCGTTTGACGGGGCGATCCGCGTGCGGATGTATCGCGGGCGGTTTGCCACGGTGAACCGCCAGCCCAGCAATACCGCGCTTTTGCGGTTGCTGTCACAGTATGGTCGGGCCTTGCGCGCCCATGATCGCGGGCACTGGCCATAG
- a CDS encoding PaaI family thioesterase: MPDRTAEPQGEWAGWSVSRGDPFNDHVGPFHYRIDDQGAMVCAMRVEDKHINGGGGLHGGLLATFADFCLFAFAGLTGDAAAVTISLNCDYVGAVAPGERIEGRGEVTRQTGSMIFLRGTITSPRGPAVAFSGILKKIRRPA; the protein is encoded by the coding sequence ATGCCCGATCGTACCGCAGAGCCACAGGGCGAATGGGCGGGGTGGTCGGTATCGCGGGGCGATCCCTTCAACGATCACGTCGGGCCGTTCCATTATCGCATCGATGATCAGGGCGCGATGGTCTGCGCCATGCGGGTGGAGGACAAGCATATCAACGGCGGCGGGGGGCTGCACGGCGGCCTGCTGGCGACGTTTGCGGATTTCTGCCTTTTCGCCTTTGCCGGGCTGACCGGGGATGCCGCGGCTGTCACGATCTCGCTGAACTGCGATTATGTGGGGGCGGTTGCCCCGGGCGAACGGATCGAAGGCCGGGGCGAAGTGACCCGGCAGACCGGTTCGATGATCTTCCTGCGCGGCACGATCACATCGCCGCGCGGGCCCGCAGTGGCCTTTTCCGGCATCCTCAAGAAGATCAGGCGCCCGGCATAG